In Grus americana isolate bGruAme1 chromosome 19, bGruAme1.mat, whole genome shotgun sequence, the following are encoded in one genomic region:
- the MED31 gene encoding mediator of RNA polymerase II transcription subunit 31 isoform X1: MSLPPRRATTVSDDTGNRLRFQLELEFVQCLANPNYLNFLAQRGYFKDKAFVNYLKYLLYWKEPEYAKYLKYPQCLHMLELLQYEHFRKELVNAQCAKFIDEQQILHWQHYSRKRMRLQQALAEQQQQNNTSVK, translated from the exons ATGTCACTGCCTCCCAGAAGAGCAACAACAGTGTCAG ATGATACAGGAAATCGACTTCGGTTCCAGCTGGAGTTAGAGTTTGTTCAATGTCTGGCAAATCCGAATTACCTCAACT ttcttgcGCAAAGAGGCTACTTCAAAGACAAAGCTTTTGTAAATTACCTTAAATACTTACTTTATTGGAAAGAACCTGAATATGCAAAATACCTGAA gtATCCTCAATGTTTGCATATGTTAGAGCTGCTCCAGTATGAACATTTCCGCAAAGAACTAGTAAATGCTCAGTGTGCTAAATTTATTGATGAGCAACAAATTCTTCACTGGCAGCACTATTCACGGAAAAGAATGCGCCTCCAGCAAGcacttgcagagcagcagcaacagaacaacacctctgtaaaatga
- the TXNDC17 gene encoding thioredoxin domain-containing protein 17, whose product MGWEEKQVHGYPEFVQTAQRYHGRPIFALFCGDKDAEGRSWCPDCVTAEPVVRKELHNMPDESVFIYCLVGDRAYWKDPNNEFRKNLKLTGVPTLLKYGTPQKLVEEECFKAELVRMLFTED is encoded by the exons atgggctgggaggagaagcaggTCCACGGGTACCCCGAGTTCGTGCAGACGGCGCAGCGCTACCACGGCCGGCCCATCTTCGCGCTCTTCTGCGGCGACAAGGATGCCGAGGGCAGGAGCTGGTGCCCGGACTGCGTGACGG CTGAACCGGTTGTGAGGAAGGAACTTCATAACATGCCTGATGAGTCTGTATTCATCTACTGCCTGGTAGGAGACAGAGCCTA CTGGAAAGATCCCAACAATGAATTCAGGAAGAATCTGAAACTAACAGGAGTACCTACACTACTTAAATATGGAACA CCTCAGAAGCTGGTTgaagaagaatgttttaaagCAGAGCTTGTGCGTATGTTGTTTACTGAAGACTAA
- the MED31 gene encoding mediator of RNA polymerase II transcription subunit 31 isoform X2, whose product METDDTGNRLRFQLELEFVQCLANPNYLNFLAQRGYFKDKAFVNYLKYLLYWKEPEYAKYLKYPQCLHMLELLQYEHFRKELVNAQCAKFIDEQQILHWQHYSRKRMRLQQALAEQQQQNNTSVK is encoded by the exons ATGGAGACAG ATGATACAGGAAATCGACTTCGGTTCCAGCTGGAGTTAGAGTTTGTTCAATGTCTGGCAAATCCGAATTACCTCAACT ttcttgcGCAAAGAGGCTACTTCAAAGACAAAGCTTTTGTAAATTACCTTAAATACTTACTTTATTGGAAAGAACCTGAATATGCAAAATACCTGAA gtATCCTCAATGTTTGCATATGTTAGAGCTGCTCCAGTATGAACATTTCCGCAAAGAACTAGTAAATGCTCAGTGTGCTAAATTTATTGATGAGCAACAAATTCTTCACTGGCAGCACTATTCACGGAAAAGAATGCGCCTCCAGCAAGcacttgcagagcagcagcaacagaacaacacctctgtaaaatga